The Sorangiineae bacterium MSr11954 DNA segment GGCGGTGGCCACGGCGATGGCGACATGGTGGCCCCGAAGGGCCGGGAATAGCTCGCCCGCGCACTCGCCCACCACGATGGATGCGCCCGAGATGGTGCCGGCTTGCGCGAACCAATCCGTCCAGCCGAAGACGAAGGCCGGAAAGTCGCCGAACGCGCGGCGCGCGAAGACGTAATAGCCGCCCGAGCGCGGCATCATGGCGCCCAGCTCGGAGACGGTCAGCGCCCCGAGGAGCGCGTACGCGCCGCCGGCGAGCCACACGGCCAGAAAGATCGCGGCGTTTGGCAGCTGCGCCGCGATCTCACCCGGGGTGCGCAGAATGCCTGCGCCCACGGTGTTGCCGATGGTCACCGCCAGACCGAAGCCGACCCCCAGCACCCGGAGCAAGGTGCCGCGCGGTCGTTTGCCCCCTTGGCCTATCGTTCCCATCCCCTGCGAGCAGATTACACCTTCCTCTCCGTAGGTGGAATTGGCTCCTCGGAGCGAAGTGCATCCTCGCGCAGCGCGTCGCGCACATGGTCCCATTCGTCGGCGCCAAAGCGCGAAAAGGTTTGCCGCACCGTGGTGTCGCCCAGCGAGGGATGGCGGCCGTGCTCTTTCATGGCCTCGAGCGCGCGATCGCAGGCGGCGACCGCCGCCCCGATGAGCATCAACGGCAAGATGGCCAGCCGGTAGCCCGCGGACTCCACCTCCGAAAAGGGCATATCGGGCGTTTTGCCGCCCCACACCATGTTTAGCATACAGGGACCGCGCACCAATCGCGGAATGGCTCGGATCTCCTCCACCGTCTCCGGCGCCTCCACGAACGCCATGTCGGCGCCGGCCGCGAGGGCGGCGTTGGCGCGGTGGATGGCCTGCTCGAACCCCAGGACCGCGCGCGCGTCCGTCCGGGCGATGAGCATGAAATGCGGATCGGAGCGCGCGGCCACGGCGGCGCGGATTTTGGCCACGAAGTCGTCCATGCTCACGAGAACTTTGTCGTCGAGGTGTCCGCACTTTTTGGGAAAGGCCTGGTCCTCCAGATGAATGGCGGCCACCCCGCGCCGCTCGAACTCGCGCACCGTGCGCACGGTGTTGAGCTCATTGCCGTAGCCGGTGTCGGCGTCGGCGATGACGGGCAGGTCGACGCTCGCCGCGATGCGCCCCGCGTTCTCGGCCATCTCGGTGAGGGTGAGCAGGCCATAATCGGGATAACCGAGCGCGGCCGCCGTTCCGGCGCCCGTCATGTAAACAGCGGCTGCGCCCGCGTGCTGCACGGCGCGGGCGGTGATGCAGTCGTAGGCCCCGGGGGCGACGATCAGCCTGGGTTCCCCTGGTTGTTCGCGTAATTTTTCCCGCAGGCTTCGAGGGCCCGTCTTTTCGTTCATGCGCCGATTGTACGCGATTCCGGCCTCGGAGCTCCCCTGGGCTCAAAGCTCCCAACCGCGCTCATAGAGGTTTCCGTGCGCCTTGTCGAGGGCGGCACGCACCACCGGGGAGTGCTGGTAGACGTCGACGAACTCCCGCAGCCGCTCGTCGTTCCGGCTCTGGGGGCGGATCACGAATTGAATGACGTACTCCTTGTGATCCAATCCATCGAACAAGAGCGCCGATTGGGGGTCGAAGGTCTTCGCCAGGCGAATGTACGCGGGATAACCCTGGACCAAATCGGCGTCGTCGTAGGCGCGTACGAGCTGCACGGCCTCGACCTCCAGGATGGTGAGGTGCTTGGGATTGTTGGTGACGTCCTTCAAGGTCGCCTTGTAGCTCACGCCCGGCTTGAGCTCAAGCAGCCCGGCCTTGGCCAACAGCTGCAATCCGCGCCCCTCGTTCACCGGATCGTTGGCGATGGCCACCCGCGCGCCGTCGGGGAGCTCCGCGAAGCTTTTGTGCTTCTTCGAATAGAGCCCCACGTTGTTGAGGATCCCCGACGCATAGGGGACGAGATCGAATTTGCCCTCCCGTTTGGCGTTCTCCAGGAAGGGGACATGCTGGAAGTAATTGACGTCGATATCGCCGTTGGCCAGGCTGATATTGGGCGTGCTCCAATCGCTGAACTCGATCAGCTCCACCGAAATGCCGCGCTTGGCCGCCTCCTGCACGGCCGCCTCCAGCGGAGGAACGAAGGCGCCGGTGGTGCCGAGGCGGAGCGGTTTGGCATGGTCGGTGACGGTCGCCGCGTGGAAGGCGCGGTTCAATCCGAAGGCGAGGAACAAAGTGATGGCGACGACGGCGATGGCGGCGGGCCATGTGAGCCGCGAGGGCGCGAGGGCGGATTTGGACATGGAGAGCTCCTTGGGTCAGCGAAGCGTGGATTCGGGCGGTGCACGACAGGCGGCGCCGGTATGGTTCGGCGGCAGCCTGTCGCCGGCCTCGAAGAGCTTCCGGCGCAAGGTCCCAGGTGCATATTCCGTTTTGTAGACGCCGCGGCTCTGCAGCTCGGGCACCACCAAGTCGATGAAGTCCTCGTGGCTCTCGGGGGTGACCGTGCGCGTCAAGTTGAAGCCGTCGAGCCCCGTCTCGTCGATCCAGCTCTCCATCGCGTCGGCGACCTGCAAGGGCGAGCCCACGATCGTGAAATAGCGGCCGCCCAGGGCGTGCTGGGCTCGTAGCTTGCGCACGGTCCAATCGGTGTTCTTCACGGTGAGGTTGTTCACCGCCGATTGGATGGCGTTGGTCTTTACGTATCGAATGGGCTCGTCCAAATCGTATCGAGCGAAATCGATCCCGGTGGAGCTCGCGAAGTGGGCCACCCCCGCCTCGGCGCTCGCGTAACGCAAATACTCGGCTTGTTTGTCTCGGGCCTCGGCCTCGGTCTTCGCCGCGATGACCGTGAGGCCCATGAACACCTTGACGTCGAACGGATCGCGCCCCGCGCGGGCGGCGCTCTCGCGCACCTTGGCCACCTGTTCGCGCGTGGCGGCTTTGTTTTGCCCGCTGATGAAGACGCACTCGGCGTGGCGGCCGGCGAAGGCGAGGCCGCGATCGGAGGATCCGGCCTGAAAGAGCACGGGCGTGCGCTGCGGCGAGGGCTCGCACAGGTGGTAGCCCTCCACCTCGAAGAACCTCCCGGCGTGCCGGATCTTATGCACCTTGTCCGGCTGCGCATAAACGCGCCGCGCGCGGTCGGCGAGCACCGCGCCGTCCTCCCAGCTCTCCTCCCAGAGCCGGTAGAGCACCTCGAGGTACTCGTCGGCTTGGTCGTAGCGCAGATCGTGCTCCGGCTGCGCGCGCAAGCCCATCGCCTTGGCCGCGCTCTCCAGGTAGCCGGTGACGATGTTCCACGCGATCCGCCCGCGCGTCAGGTGATCCAAGGTCGACATGCGGCGCGCGAACAGGTACGGGGGCTCGTAGGTGAGGTTCGCGGTGAGGCCGAAGCCGAGGTGCTGGGTGACGTGGGCCATGGCCGAGACCAAGAGCAATGGATCGCCCACCGGCAGCTGAATGGACTCCTGGAGGGTGAGATCGACGCCGTTGCCGTAAACGTCGTACACGCCCACGATGTCGGCGATGAACAGCCCGTCGAAGAGCCCGCGCTCCAGCGACCGGGCCAGATTGGTCCAATAATCGAGCGACGTATAATCGGTGGAGCGGTCGCGCGGGTGCGTCCAGAGGCCGTGGTTGATGTGGCCGACGCAGTTCATGTCGAAGGCGTTGATGCGTATTTGCTTTTTGGGCATCGTAGGCCTCAAAGGGTCCCGCGTCGCGGCGGCAGCTCGTCGTTCAAATAGTAATTTCCCACCGCGTAGTATTTCCAGCGCACGGGATCGTGCAACGTGTGGGTGCGCGCGTCGCGCCAATAGCGATCCAAGCCTTGCTCGGCGAGGGTGGCGCGCGCCCCGCCCAGCTCGATCAACTGGGTGCCGGCTGCGAGCGCTACCTCGGTGCTCAGTGCGCGTGCCTCGGCCACCGCGATGGACGCTTCGGCCACCGTCTTCACGGTGGGCTCGGCGCGCGCGACGTCGAGGATCTCGCCCGCGCGCTCCAGCAGTGCTTCGGCGGCGTGCACGCGGATGGCGAGGCGGCCCAAGGCGTGGATGGTCAGCGGATCCTCGCTGGCGTGCTCCACGCCCGAGTCGATCCAGGGTCGGGCGCGGGTGCGCACGAACGCCAGCGCGGCCTCGTAGGCGCCGCGGGCGATGCCGGTGTCGATGGCGGCGTGGAGGATCTGCGCGAACGGCCCCGCGGCGGTCGGGCGATCGAAGGCGGATTGGAACGCGATCACGTCCTCGGCGTGCACGTACACATCGTCGAGGATGACGCTGCCGCTCCCCGTGGTGCGCTGCCCGAAGCCGGTCCAGTCGTCGACCACGGTGAGCCCTTCGGCGTCGCGCGCGACGAAGGCGAGCTGCTGCACGCCCTCTTCGTCCACCACCAAGGTGGGGATGCGCTGGGCGAAGATGGCGCCCGTCGCATAGAACTTGCGGCCGCGCACGCGGTACCCGTCGCCGTCGCGCACGAGGCGCGTGGTGCGCACGTCGGCCGTCTTCGTCCCGATTTCGGCCAGCGCGTTGCCGAAGCGCTCCCCCTCGAGGACCCGCTCGAACAAGCGGCGCTTCTGCGATTCGCGCCCGACCACGCGCACCAGCTCCACGGCGTAATAATGATTCTGCGGGATTTGCCCCAGCGAACCATCGGCGCTGGCCACGGTGCTCACGACCTTGGCGAGGGTGACGCTCGACACATCGGCCCCGCCGTATTCCCGCGGGACCGTGATCGCCCACAGGCCGGAGCGCGAGAACTGGTCCAGCTCCGCCCGGGGCGCGCGCGCCTCGCGATCGCGCTCGGCTGCGCCGCGGGCAAATTGCAAAGACAATTCGGTTGCGATTTCGAGGGCCTGCGCGTCGCTTTGGATTCGCCGGGCCCGGTCCTGTTCCGTTGGTTGCGATCGAGGTTCGCTCACGGGGTGGTCCTCTCGGGGCATGTCGGTCAAATCCAGGCGTGGCGCGCGGGCAAGGTGCCATTGAGGTAGTAGTCGCCGACCGCGTAGCACTTCCAGCGCACGGGATCGTGCACCGTGTGGGTGCGCGCGTTGCGCCAGTGGCGATCGAGGTTGAACTCGGCGAGGGTGGCGCGCGAGCCGGCGAGCTCGAACAATTTTTCGCTCGCCGAGAGGGCGACCTCGGTGGTCAGCACCTTGGCCTCTGCCACCGCGATGGATGCGCGCGCCACGGTCTCGGCGTCGACGGCCGCGGCGGCCTCCGCGCCCTCGGCATCGACGGTCTTGGCGGCCGCGGCGCCGAGCGTATCCAATGTTCGCGCGGCTTTGACGAGCAGCGCCTCGGCGGCGTGCAGCTCCACCTCGAGCTTTCCGACCTCGGCGATGGTGAACGGCTCACGGCTCGCCGCCTCGACCCCCGCGTCGATCCAGGGGCGCGTGCGCTCGCGGACGAAGGCGATGGTGTCTGCGATGGCGCCGCGGGCGATGCCGAGGTCGATGGCCGCTTGGATCAACTGCGAGATGGGGCCGTGCAGGCTGGGCTTTTGCGCCAGAACGCCGCTGGGGATGACGTCGTCCGCGCCGACGCGCACGTTCTCGAGCTGCACGGTGCCGCTGGCGGTGGTTCGCTGGCCGAAGCCGGACCAATCGTCGACGATGCGAAGTCCAGGGGTGCCGCGGCGGACGAAGGCCATGACATTTCGGCCTTCGTCGTCCACCGCTTTGACGCTGACCCAATGTGCGAAGAGCGCGCCGGTGGAGTAAAACTTCTCCCCGTTCAAACGGAACGCATCGCCGTCGCGGGTGAGGCGCGCCTTCGTCTCCAAGGTGTTCTTGCTGCTGCGCTCGGGCCCCGCGTTGCCGATCCTCCATCCGTCGAGGATGTTGGCGAAGATGCGCCGCTTCTGCGCTTCGCTCCCCGCGTCCTGAACGACGGCGAGGACGCCGAACTGGTTTTGCGGGATTTGCCCGAGCGAGGGGTCCGCGGCCGAGACGATGGCAAACACTTCGGCCACGGTGACCCAGGAGAGCCCCGGCCCTCCGTAGGCGCGCGGGATGCTCATGCCGCCTAGGCCGCGGGTCGTGAATAGCTCGAGCTCGGCCCAAGGGAGCACCCGCTCGCGGTCGCGCCGGGCGGCCTCGCGCTCGGCGAAGCGCGCCAGCTCGCGGGCGGCTTCGATGGCCTCGAGGTCACCCGTGAGAAGGCGCGCCGCTGCGACCGGCGGTGCAACATCGGGCGATGCTGGATCGGAATTCGTCATGGAAACCTCCCTGCTCCGAGCTTACGTCGGGGGGAGGCTCATGGAGACGGCTCCATGAAGATGCATCCCACATCGACGTGCTAACGACAGCGACGAGCTTCCATTGCGATCACGGTTAGGCTCGATTTTACGATAAGTCAACAGCCAAGGCCCGGCGGTGGTTTCTCTGTGGCGGAATACGCATGCGTTCGCGCGCGCCGTGCTGGGAGAGCGCGTACGTGCGCAGCGCGGAAGAGGGGAGTACGTGCGGCGTGGAAGAGCGCGTACGTGCGGCGTGGAAGAGGGAGTAAGTGCGGCGTGGAAGAGGGAGTACGTGCGGCGTGGAAGAGGGCGTCAGGGGGCGGGCTTCGGGTGGCTCGTGGAGTCGAGCGGGACGCGCGGGGTTCGGTCGTCGAGCGCGATGCTGCGGATGACCACATGGCCGCCCTCCGCGCGAAAGAGCCATTCGTTGAGCCCGGAGTCGTAGGCGTTCGGTGGCACGGGTAGCTCGATGGGGAGCGCATCGGCGCCGGCCGGAATGTCGATGCGGCCGATGGGCGTTCGCGACGCGAAGCCCGATCCATGCTCCATGTGGAGCACCGCCCCGCGCTCGGCCGTGACCACGAGCTGCGCGTGGGTCACAAATGGCCATACACCGGTGAAGACCACCCGCGAAACGTCCTCGGAGACCTCGAGCCCCAGGCCGGCTTTGGCGCCCGGCGCCACGCGCGACGCCGAAGGTTGGCCGAGATCGAGGTTCGTGTTCTCGAACTCCAGGGTGCGGTAATTGCGATAGTAGCGCGGGGTGATGGCCTCCCGGTACGCATCCGTCGGAAGGTGATAGCGCGCCGCGAAGTACCATTCGGCGGGAAGGAGCGCGATATCGACGCCGAATGCATCGAGCAGCGACCACAGAGGGCGCAGCGGTGAAATCGCGCCATAGAGCTCGCGTTGCGTGAGCTGGCGGTCCCCGCGAATCGTCGTCGAGGCGATGATGTTGTTGACCAGAGCCAAGACCACCACCAGCGCCGCAGCCCGCCCCGTCCAGCGCCACCGCGTGCCCAGCCACGCGCCGAGCGGCTCGAGCGCGAGCGACGCAAAGACGATCACGAAGGGCACGAGCGGCAAAAGCCTTCGGGCGCCGAGGCTCCAATTGCCAAACCAATCGAGCGGCGTCGACGAGATGAACACCTCGGCGGCGGCCGCCGCCAAACAGCCCGCCGAAAAGAGGCGAATATCGCCGCGGCGCAAGGCCAGCGCCAGCCCGAAGACGGACAGCCACGCGGCCGGCATCCAGAAGAAGAAGCCGCCTTGCACGCCAAAGAGCAAAAGCCATGGGTGCGCATGTGCAAAATGCACATAATGCGGGCCCTGCGGAAGGGCGAAATACGTCCCATACAAATATTCGTAAAGTACGAATGTCAGCCCGATCCCGAGCGCGCTGCCGGCGAGCGCGCCCGAGAGCTCCTTCCAAAAGGGTCTTCGGCGAAGGGCGGAGGTCGCGCACGCGGCCGCCGGGAGGGCGGCGTACAGAGCGGCCGGCAGACGGTGGAGCGGCGTCAGGGTGAGGAGGAGCGCGAGCCACCATGCATCCCGCGGGCGCGGGCCCGAGAGGCTGATTCGAAGCGACACGTAGGTCAATGCGGCCGTCAACGCGGTCAAGTAGACATGCGAATAGTGCGGAGCGCTGGTGGAATACGGGAAGATGGGCGAGGAGAACGCAAAGAGCAACGCGCTGAACGCCGCCGTGGGGGCGCGCGTGAGCAGCGCCGCCGCGCGGTACGAGAACCATACGGCGAGCGCGCCGGCGAGGGGGCCCATCAGCAACGTGAGCGCCGTCAGCCATCCCCCGCACGAGGAGCGCGCGGCCACGTCCGCCGAGGTGAGCAAGGTGGCGAGGATGCGAAATACGAACAGAGGGGCGGTCCATGCCGCGGCCGGCCCGATATAGAAGGGATTGTCGAGGTGCCCGGTTCCGCGATCGTTCCCGACCTCGAACGGATCGCCGCAGAGCGCGTAGTCGTTCGTGAAATCGAAATCGCCATCGAACGCCAAGGAGCGGGCGAAGATCCACGAGTAGTAGCCGTCTCCGCTGGGGTGAAAGCCCGATCCATCGATGAAGAAGACGGCCACGTACGCCAGCAGCGGGAGCAGGAACGTGACCTTCGACAAGGCGCTTTCGCGGGAGACCATGCGGCGGGCGCGAGGGTAATGAGCGCTTCCAGCCGCGTCAATCGCGGGCGAACGCGCGGCGCCGCACGCGCGCATGCCGCGGGCATCGGGTGCGCCGGGCGCGCGCCGTTCTCTTCTGGCCGCGCCGCCGGGAGCATGTAGAGTGACGGCGTGAATCACGATACCGCACTCGAATATTTGAACAGGATCGGCACGCCGCTGCCGAGCGCGCCAACATCGGAGGTCCTGCGCGAGCTACAAGTGCGGCACCTGCGGACGGTGCCGTTCGAGAACCTCAGCATCCATCTCGACGAGCCCATCGACTTGAACGAGACGGCGCTGATGGACAAGATCGTGCGGCGCCGGCGAGGCGGCTTTTGTTACGAGCTCAATGGACTGTTCGCGGGGCTGCTCCACGCGCTCGGCTTTCGCGTCACCCTGCTGGCCGGCAAGGTATTCGCCACGGACGGGAAGCTCGGCCCGCCCTTCGATCACCTCGCGCTGGCGGTCGACCTCGAGGAGCGCTGGTTGGTCGACGTTGGCTTTGGCAGGTTCAGCACCTACCCCCTCCGTCTCGATGCGACCGAGCCTCAGGCCGATCCAAGCGGAGAGTTCCGCGTGGTCCCGACCCCCGAGGGCGATCGCGATGTGCACTGCGATGGCACACCCCAGTACCGCTTGGAACTGCGCGCGCGCGCGCTCACCGACTTTCTGCCGACGTGCTGGTGGCAGCAAACCTCTCCGCTCTCGCACTTCACGCGCAGCCTGACCTGCTCCTTGGCGACCGCGAATGGGCGCGTCACCCTCAGCGGGAACCGGCTGATCACCACCGCCAACCGCGAGCGCACCGAAACGCTCCTCGGCGATGACGCCGCCATCCACGACGCCTACCGAACCCTGTTCGGCTTCGAGTTGAGCCGCTTGCCCACCGTGCGTCGTTAGTTGCCGGTAGCCGTCGTTGGCCGCCGTTCGCGTACGCGAGCGCGCGTTGGCTGCCGTTCGCTGCGCGGCTGACCCGCTCCTTTCCCTACGTCACCTCCGGAGCGGAGCGATCGCCACTCGCCGCCACTCTGGCGGCGAGAGGCGAAACGCAAACGTGAAACGCAAAACGCGGACGGCGAACGACCTTACTCGTCGCGGTGGACGATGGCGGGTGAGAACGCCGGAACGCACGTGGCGATGTATTCGGCGCCGACGTCGGACAGCGTGCTGTAGCGCACCCACTCGCCGGCTTTGGCGATGACGGCCTGGCCTGCCTGCACATCGATCACGCCATTGCGCCCTTCGACGCGGAGCGTTCCTGCGAGTACGACGGTGTACTCGTCGAACTCCGGTGTTTGCCCTGGCTCGAGCCAGCCCGGTGGGCTCTTCATGTGTGCGACGCTGACGGCCGAGGTGCCCGAGTTTACGCGCCCTACGTATTCTTCGATGATTTTAGGTTTATTCCCGGCGGCTTCCACACGCGTCGGGGCAGAAATCAATTTAGGCATGCCATCATCATAGGGCGGCCATGG contains these protein-coding regions:
- a CDS encoding arylamine N-acetyltransferase gives rise to the protein MNHDTALEYLNRIGTPLPSAPTSEVLRELQVRHLRTVPFENLSIHLDEPIDLNETALMDKIVRRRRGGFCYELNGLFAGLLHALGFRVTLLAGKVFATDGKLGPPFDHLALAVDLEERWLVDVGFGRFSTYPLRLDATEPQADPSGEFRVVPTPEGDRDVHCDGTPQYRLELRARALTDFLPTCWWQQTSPLSHFTRSLTCSLATANGRVTLSGNRLITTANRERTETLLGDDAAIHDAYRTLFGFELSRLPTVRR
- a CDS encoding isocitrate lyase/PEP mutase family protein — encoded protein: MNEKTGPRSLREKLREQPGEPRLIVAPGAYDCITARAVQHAGAAAVYMTGAGTAAALGYPDYGLLTLTEMAENAGRIAASVDLPVIADADTGYGNELNTVRTVREFERRGVAAIHLEDQAFPKKCGHLDDKVLVSMDDFVAKIRAAVAARSDPHFMLIARTDARAVLGFEQAIHRANAALAAGADMAFVEAPETVEEIRAIPRLVRGPCMLNMVWGGKTPDMPFSEVESAGYRLAILPLMLIGAAVAACDRALEAMKEHGRHPSLGDTTVRQTFSRFGADEWDHVRDALREDALRSEEPIPPTERKV
- a CDS encoding MetQ/NlpA family ABC transporter substrate-binding protein; this translates as MSKSALAPSRLTWPAAIAVVAITLFLAFGLNRAFHAATVTDHAKPLRLGTTGAFVPPLEAAVQEAAKRGISVELIEFSDWSTPNISLANGDIDVNYFQHVPFLENAKREGKFDLVPYASGILNNVGLYSKKHKSFAELPDGARVAIANDPVNEGRGLQLLAKAGLLELKPGVSYKATLKDVTNNPKHLTILEVEAVQLVRAYDDADLVQGYPAYIRLAKTFDPQSALLFDGLDHKEYVIQFVIRPQSRNDERLREFVDVYQHSPVVRAALDKAHGNLYERGWEL
- a CDS encoding SfnB family sulfur acquisition oxidoreductase, with the protein product MTNSDPASPDVAPPVAAARLLTGDLEAIEAARELARFAEREAARRDRERVLPWAELELFTTRGLGGMSIPRAYGGPGLSWVTVAEVFAIVSAADPSLGQIPQNQFGVLAVVQDAGSEAQKRRIFANILDGWRIGNAGPERSSKNTLETKARLTRDGDAFRLNGEKFYSTGALFAHWVSVKAVDDEGRNVMAFVRRGTPGLRIVDDWSGFGQRTTASGTVQLENVRVGADDVIPSGVLAQKPSLHGPISQLIQAAIDLGIARGAIADTIAFVRERTRPWIDAGVEAASREPFTIAEVGKLEVELHAAEALLVKAARTLDTLGAAAAKTVDAEGAEAAAAVDAETVARASIAVAEAKVLTTEVALSASEKLFELAGSRATLAEFNLDRHWRNARTHTVHDPVRWKCYAVGDYYLNGTLPARHAWI
- a CDS encoding SfnB family sulfur acquisition oxidoreductase, yielding MSLQFARGAAERDREARAPRAELDQFSRSGLWAITVPREYGGADVSSVTLAKVVSTVASADGSLGQIPQNHYYAVELVRVVGRESQKRRLFERVLEGERFGNALAEIGTKTADVRTTRLVRDGDGYRVRGRKFYATGAIFAQRIPTLVVDEEGVQQLAFVARDAEGLTVVDDWTGFGQRTTGSGSVILDDVYVHAEDVIAFQSAFDRPTAAGPFAQILHAAIDTGIARGAYEAALAFVRTRARPWIDSGVEHASEDPLTIHALGRLAIRVHAAEALLERAGEILDVARAEPTVKTVAEASIAVAEARALSTEVALAAGTQLIELGGARATLAEQGLDRYWRDARTHTLHDPVRWKYYAVGNYYLNDELPPRRGTL
- a CDS encoding LLM class flavin-dependent oxidoreductase produces the protein MPKKQIRINAFDMNCVGHINHGLWTHPRDRSTDYTSLDYWTNLARSLERGLFDGLFIADIVGVYDVYGNGVDLTLQESIQLPVGDPLLLVSAMAHVTQHLGFGLTANLTYEPPYLFARRMSTLDHLTRGRIAWNIVTGYLESAAKAMGLRAQPEHDLRYDQADEYLEVLYRLWEESWEDGAVLADRARRVYAQPDKVHKIRHAGRFFEVEGYHLCEPSPQRTPVLFQAGSSDRGLAFAGRHAECVFISGQNKAATREQVAKVRESAARAGRDPFDVKVFMGLTVIAAKTEAEARDKQAEYLRYASAEAGVAHFASSTGIDFARYDLDEPIRYVKTNAIQSAVNNLTVKNTDWTVRKLRAQHALGGRYFTIVGSPLQVADAMESWIDETGLDGFNLTRTVTPESHEDFIDLVVPELQSRGVYKTEYAPGTLRRKLFEAGDRLPPNHTGAACRAPPESTLR
- a CDS encoding cupin, with protein sequence MPKLISAPTRVEAAGNKPKIIEEYVGRVNSGTSAVSVAHMKSPPGWLEPGQTPEFDEYTVVLAGTLRVEGRNGVIDVQAGQAVIAKAGEWVRYSTLSDVGAEYIATCVPAFSPAIVHRDE